From the Porites lutea chromosome 5, jaPorLute2.1, whole genome shotgun sequence genome, the window CCCAGCTACTCATCCAAAAACAAAGGGGGAAAATTGGAAGTTCACTCATAAAAACAACAGCCATCCTTTAATGCAGACTTTCGCTTGGCTAATACAACTACACTGCTTGCTCATTTTGATGTGTACTGGATTTtcttttaatggtttccttgaAAGCAGTTCTGTAGTTTGAGCTTTGAAATGCGTAACATATAGGATTTacacagcaactacagtaaacCAAAAAGAACGAAATTCTATAAAATGAACTTCTTAACGAGGCATCCAAGACAGTTGCCGTAACATAAGGAAAAAAACAGGCGATAAAGATAATAGTTATGGTAATGGAAAGTTTGGCAATTTTTCTCTTTGCCTGGATTTCTTCAGCGGCTTGTGAAGATAGTGTTGAGGTTTCTGCGCAGATTTTCTTTGTAAAGTATAGTCCTCTGATGATATTGAAATAGCAGAAGCAAACAACGAAAAACGCAATAACTACGATCATTGCAAGTAACGACCAGTATACAGTAGAAGATGCTTTTTGCCAATGGAACACACATTGACCGCGTACCTCGTCAAACCGTTCAACTACAAAGAGTGGCAACACATAGATGAAGCCAAATATCCACATGATGACGACCGGATATCGCACGTTTTCTTTGTTGAGTCTTACGCTGGCATTCAGAGGATTCAAGAGAGCGTTATATCGCTCGACAGAAACTAAAGTTAACGTAAGACCGGCGACAAGAAGCGATATTCCAGCCAGATGATTCATGGTAATAAATTTGCAAAAGATGTCACCGAGAATACCGTCTGGGTGCCTAGAATATTGTAATGCGACTCCAGGGATACACCATAACAAGGTTAACAAGTCTGCGAAAGCAAGATTGGCGAGCAGAAAGTTCGTGGTTGTGTGCATATAACGCTTATTCTTCACAACTGTTAAAATAAGGGAATTTCCAATCAGCCCAGCAACCACAACAATTGCGTAGCCGGGTAACAAGACTAAATCCAAAGAATCGAGAGTGGATAGTATCATCTCTGTAACCGGTTATATCGTCTCTTGAAAATCAGGGTACATAGGAACTGGGCAATGAATCTTCAACTAATGCTCTCGTTGAAGGTTCCAATCGTTATTATTTTGCCTGAATGTTTGTTTTCCACAACAGCTGAATATCCTTAAGGCTGTGAAGATAATTGCTTTTGATTTCCTTTCTTTGGCGCTAAAACTCATATCATCTTAATGAGATTTTAGTAATAAACGTAAGACTTTGCATTAAAAGTGTTTGCTCATATGGGCAGATCTGTTTTCTTTGTCTGATGAGAAGTGATGAGTACTTGAAAGAGTTCAATAAATTGGACACAGCGGTTAGCAGATTATTTGCAACTCTTGCCaaacttgaaaattaaaaactgaaactAGAGTAAACAATTTTATGACCGTGTCATTAAAAAAAGTCCAAATAAATGCCGGGCCGGCTTATAAGATAAAACGTTTTGAGTCAATTTTAGCACGATTTTGGGGTAGGGAAACGTTacgattttttctttaaatatcaTTTTGATCAACACTGCTTTCATTGTCATCGGGAGAAATGGCTATTATTCTCGTAACATTTACTTACAGTCGGTGGAAGCTTCAAAGTCTGTCATATCGCTTattgaaagttaaaaatatatgacaatcatatatgtgaactgcagCGTACTAATTTAACGACCTGTTCCCAGATGTCTTGTTACCTTAATTAGTAGAGCgttgcaccggtatcgcagagccCAGGAGATCGAATCCTGTACAAGCCTGAATCTTTTTTACGCTTTCTTTtggcaactgcaaaagttgcgtatagAACTGCGGTGATCATCCGTCATATAATATCGCTTATTGTTATTCTAAAATGCTGAAAAGGAGACTTTTCATTGATTACCATGAACGCCCATCAGTACTCTTCATCGTGGAGTAGGCGGGTTaaatcatagttaattgagtggaatggttatgaaacccgtcagactcctttgttatatgtttttgtggacctgaaagtgcacaacgttcaaaagaattcctatcattttgattttattgaccgataaaaacgttgcattaatttattccgtaacaatttgccaacagaaaacaaaggattgtgcactttcagggtgcttccaacataaactgcagcactgttgtttttatcattgatgtttgccgcttttcataaccagtctcctatAATAACTATGGTTAAACTAACTGTTTTCCCTTTTGTGATCAGGCCAGATCACACCTTTACCCTTTTTAATTAATCCTTACCTAAggaacggaccattagaaaacttatggggggggggggggggggtgaagtacaaaaaaaatattcgcgcaagggaaaattaaatgaaaaacattcATGCActccaattaaccctaaaaaatattcatgctatggcctaaaaaaattcatacaaggactttgataacgaaaaaaattcctgcagcttgaaaattccccaccccccaataacttttctaatggtccgtccctaactGTCACAAGTTATCTACAAACATCACTTAAGATGGATCCGGTCTGGGTCAGCGAACAGATAACTGACTTAAAGATGAGTCGAAAATTGTAGTTTCGATTCCTCgcatcacaggtagcccaaggtTACTATGAGAGCCCtaaacaacattatcctacttagctaattaattattcatacgacaaaagttataagacgttgtatgacAATTATCCCATTTCTCCAAAATTGAGCGAAACGTACATTAAATTTTTCCTCTTGGTATTTTGTTACATTTATTTGTGTGTTGACTGCTTTTCAGGCCTCTTAGGATGCCAAGAACCCGAAAACAACACTACCCATcaagctaattaattattcatacagcaagaaaattataagacgttgtaaggagaaatattctttactcactaaattagcaaaatgtacactGAATATCGCTTGATGACAGTCAcctgggtgaaaaactgtcgctcaaaaaaaggcattaaacagtgcctaggaggtctgaaatgcagacagaatacaaagaaaaacaagaagacgctaaaggtaagcttcaaagcgatattcaatgtacattttgctaatttagtgagcaaagaatatttctccatacaacgtcaTATAATTTTCTTCctatatgaataattaattagcttgATGGGGAGTGTTGTTTACGGGTTTTTGGCATCCTAAGAGGCCTGAAACGCAGTCAATACacaaataaatgtaaaaaaatactaaaaggaaaaatttaatgtaCGTTTCGCTCAATTATGGAGAAATCGGATAATTTTCATACAATGTCTTATAACTGTTgtcgtatgaataattaattggctaagtaggataatattgttcagggctctcatagtaAGCTTGCGCTACCTGTGCTCGCAAAGCTCTGACTGATTTCTCTATAGAGTAAAACGGCGGTAGAGAGAAAGTGGAGTATAGAAGTCAGTTTGCCTTTAATAAATTTCAAGTGGCCGAAGATAACGCTGACGCATAATTGAGAGTGATCAGTGCGAAGTTTAGAATCTGCCCTTTCGCAACGGAAATTAGTCTCCTGAACATACCAGTCGGACGTGCAATGAATGGAGATTAAAGTCAAAACAGAAAGACGTGTAATAAACAACGATCGCAAGTAACTGTATGTATTATTAAAGTTGTGCGGCGCTCTATGAATATAATTGGAGGCTCTATGTAAACTTTGAAAATGGTGATATTCGCGGGGATGAAAACGAAAATAACCAATCTGAAACTAAATAAGGCCATAACGTAACCGAAACTGTTTAACTATATAGATAAGCGTGAatgattatatttttaaaaaaaatttttggagtaGCAAACGCAAGTTGCAAGCGCTCTGATGTCTTTAAATTTCGCGCGCGACTGGTTTCTCAACGTGTGTTCAACTCGAACATACAGAGAAACGATTCTTTTCAAAAGAGAAGCGAAGAGAACGGAGCAGAAAACCGGATTGATTTTTTCCCTACGAACTCCATTTTAATCCGCTTGGCTACTGCCAGAACGCCTCGATGGAACATGCTTCTCAAAGCAAAATGTATAcgcaaaatattattattaatatagtCTTACAGAGAACGAAGTTTATGCCAAGTGAAATTTGACTACTAGGCAACGGCAGGTGTAATACTAGACTTGCATAATGATCTGGTGCTAAATTCTTACAATCTCCTCAAAGTCACTGTTATCATGCGCTTCAAGATTAAATTTATCATCAAAGAAGTGAAATGAGAACTGGGATTAGCCTTGTTTTggactgggaaaatgggatttactcATGTACTGGAACTGGGATTTAACCACGTGGAAAGGGATCTAAATCTAAGTCTCAGCTGATGATCTACAAAGAGGCTGACCGATCCCTGACGATGCACTTATGTCCAGGTTTGCAAGTAGCTgcaaaaattgcgatttttcGGTGTTTgcgaaaaattgcaaaaatcgAAAGGTTGGCGATTTTTGAAAGCTAGTTGCGaaaattgcgaaaaatcgcCAGTTGCGTTTTTTCGTAGTTCTTTGTCATGTTAACAATCACTTAAGTCCAGAGCCAGTTGTCATGGTTGTCGATTTAACAAAATTTGCGaaaattgcgaaaaatcgcAAGTCTGACTATTTTTCGCGTTACTTGCGATTCCTCGCAGTTCTTTGTCACGTTAATGTTCCCTTTCTCGTGTTCATGATCACTTAAGTCTAAAGCCGGTGGCCGATTTTACCAAATTTGCAGTAAGTCcgaaatttttcttctttacttGCCAATTTGGCATTTCCCTGTCAACTCAGTTTAAGCATATCTTCACGCAAAAGCCGACGCATTGCTTTAAATAAAGGTTATGTTATCTAAAGTTTCGAGTTATATTCGTGAGGTTCCATTGTATTTCAAGTTTCATGTTATGCCTTGTTTAAACTAGGAGTTTTAAACAAAGGACCAAGTATCACCAACGTATTTGACCATTATTGATTACTACACTCTAACCAAGGTTTGAGGCTTTGTCACAAAGCAAGCTTTTTCTATCATCTGCCAATCTCTTCATATCGTCTGTTTCTTCTAGCAAGGCCTTGAGTTTCTCATGAGTTTGAGGCAACTCGTCCCCATTTATCTTTCCAGTGGTCTAAGTTTCAATTTAGCTTTTCACGTGTTTTACCCAAGTCATTGGCTGTGTTATCAACCATGCAGGTTAGAGTGTCACACGatgttttttcttcctttttgaaaAGGTGGCATTCGCTGGATCACGTGGATGAACAAGTAACGTGATTTACTCCATTCAAGCATTTCGATCTGCTGATTAGTTCGTAATATGAATATATGGCCCTTAGGGTTATCTCGTTCGATGTACTGCTCATAAAGCAATTTTTAGTCACTGAAATAAAGGTCTAGGTCTCTTTGGTGGAAGAACAATAGCTCTGTACAGTTTAGAGTCATCGGCGAACAGGCCGATGGTTGAGTAAGAGCGTAAGAAATTAAGAGCGTCGTTGTACATGAGTGGGCCAAGAATTGACCCCTGAGGTACGCCGGACGTTACCTGCAGACAGTCAGAAAAACAGCTTTCCAGTACGACTTTGTTGTCTACCTGCTGGCAGTGGGGTTCAATAATATGTCAGCGTGCTAAGTTGTCGCAGATCTGGCCTTGAGGAAGCCATGTTGAAGTCCATACAGTTGGGCTGCAAGATGTTGGTAGCAGCTATGAACATGAGAATACCGTAAATGATCAATCAAGCACCGCTACTCGAATAAGCTCCGCACCTTTAACAAAAATACCGGTAATTTAATAAGCGCGGCAACGCTAATTTAggtatttacaaattattgCCCCATCTTTGCGCTTGATACAAGGAGATCAAAACTATATCGCTTGAGAAATTAGACTTCGACCAACTCGTGAGTTCTTTTAACAGCACAAGGTGTACATATTTTCACTTTATTCTCTCTATATTCCCCTCTGTGTTTTACTCGTAGTTGAAATAAGCGCAGCTTTTGTATTAGCGCCGCACCCATaacagggaaaatgaaataaccGCCGCgtcgcttaatcgatcatttacggtacgGACAACAGGGATACCACTTTTCCGGGGCTAAATCTACTCATAACTTATCAGTGACAATACAGAAAATTTCCTCATCGGCATTGACCCAGGTTCCAGTGCAAAGAACTCAGCCGGGGttgtcaaaactgaaatttaaagAGAGTTTTCGTCTTTCCACTGCTGACAAACTATCGACGTCGCACGCCTTCGTTGTGAACGTAGCTTGTGATTGGCTGATTAATACATAGGTGAATCCGGTTGAGTTTGTTGTACTGTAATCGGAACGAAAGAAAATATGAAGCACCGTTGTAtgaaaaatgtttatatttACAGATTGCCTAATACAGCCAGGCGCTTTTTTTACACACTATCAGTTTTCAAAAGTATCATTTAACACAATGAACAAACACACCGAATAGTCCACCGAAAAGAAAGTCCAGCTTTCTGCGTCATTGAATAACAACAAGCGCATGAGCAGAAATATCATGTTGTTAAAGGTAAAAAGCTTTCCGAAAGGTcctacaaaacaaaaccaatttgCGTTACACAGTAACGAAACAAAcactttacaaaataaagttaCACTCGTACTACTATCCACGATTTAAGTAAAAGATATGTTTATAGCAGGCATTGCCTAAAAAATACTTGAACCTTTGAGAAGATAGGAAGTCACCccttgaaaaactaaaaaaagggTCAGTAACAGAAATAGTATCACGTCCATCCATCTGTTCTATTGTGTTTTTTTATCCAGCGGATTACGAAATCAGTTTctctaatacttatccgctgcaCAGTGATTTATCCGGCAAATAGCGCtgtccaacatttgaacaaccggggcctgctCTGTTTTGCTTCACGAAACAAATGTTAGATTATCCTTCCTTATAATGGGGACACGTGAGATGAGACGTATTCACACTTGCTCAAGACGTTTCGTTTGACTAGTGCTGGGTTCTACAGACCAATGCAAAAATGCAGCTGTTATGTTGTGCAGTCCAGTCATAAATCAACCCACACATCAATCTTTTACACAGACAAACAACTGTGATATAAATATCTGAAGAACGTTATAATATAAATAAGGAGATATTTATATAGATTAACATATCTTACaattaaaggaaataaaactgataaaccgtgtaaaaatcttttcaagtattaaaaagaaatagagCCTTATAGCTAATTGAACTTAATTTCAGTATATAACTGTATGGCAAGTGGATTGAGAATGCAAACATGCATGTCGGAGTCAACAAGAAAGTttcgaaaaatgaaaaatactcGTGTGTTTGAGACTATAAGACGACCTGAAATTGTGCTATTTATAGCAACAAATGCCAGCCTTCAGGATCCCATCCAACTCAGATATAGACTGACATGTCAAATTGTAAAGCAGACGGGCATATATAGGGAGCTTGCGATAccacaacaaaggaaaaaacactggttaaatgagcaaaacaacaccCCTTGCACTAGTTTACACTTTTGAAACATTTCGTTGCCTTGTCTACCACGCGAAATGTCCTAATACGGCCTCTTGAGGAGGCAAACATAAAGGAGGGGTTTCCTTTCCTCTCGTTTACATTTAATCGTGGGGGGTCGTCCTCGATCGTTGCAATCGTACAAACAATCGAGGAGATCGAGAATTCGAAAGATTTTATGGAAGCCAAGCTTCACAATTAAACTTCAGGATAATTAGACAACGCTTGAAAAATTGAGTTCAGTAGGAATAATCACGATGAAGTTTGGAACAAAGTAAATTCACTTAATCAGGGACGTTGTTACTGCCATGgtcgtcgtagtttcgtaagctTCCTAACGACAAAGTTAAAGCCgaagtataaaaatataataagagCTGTGGCTGTGTAATTTTTACAAtaggtttattttttacttacTGTTAAGGAGAAGACAATACCTTCTTAGTAACTCAGAGTTCTCAAAACTCCTAAGACGTGTTGTATAAAGCatactatatattattttaataataggATCTGAATGAAAGTTGTTATATTGACTGAGTACAGTCGTGTTTGCGTAGTTAATGAATACATTTAAAAAGGATGTGTAAAAGATGACTGCTTGAAGGATGAGCCACCTGGACACTTCCGCTAACTGCTGGGTTTGGGGTACTTGCAGCTTGTGGTGCCACATTCACAGTAAAACTCCTTCTTCTTAACAGACCAGAATTTATCACCGTAATTGAAACTGTAGAGAAATGAAAACATGCGAAATTAAAAGCACTATCTATGTTTATATGTCTTTTCCTGCTGCACTAAGTCAAGATGACAATATTGGTCATTTATGCATCGGTGAACAAAaccctatggtgttaccatttaaattttttactttgGTCATTAGAACTGAAACAGTTAATGATACTAGTTCAAACGACGGAACAACTCCCAAAGCTTTGTCCCGTGTTGAATCCACCTTGCCGTAATAATTAAAAACCTTTTCGATAGTTAAACTTGGATGAACTACGATCTACGTCTTGTAAATAGACGTTAAAAAAACACGGTATAAAATCGTTATATGAAAAACACTCCTTTATGACGAAACAAAAgtattttataacataacaaataaatcgcgcgctctgattggtcagttagccactaccatttgcccgtgggtgcacgccaagaaactgagctagcgcggtaaaatttaggcaaattcaacaaatctcctctcctgacggtaaaatacaccgatgaaatgcacagatgaaaagtggaagttgaagaaaatactaagctgtcgttttgaaggaaaaaaaaacaagagatcaagcgacaaatttgccctggatgaattaatcactgttttcctcgcggctagaatcggctgaaggaaaatcgagcgagcgaagattttaggcgcattttgtgtgttttttatagaagagaaagtcagtttaaaatgtaaatttctcaattagcattgtgttattgactttttggtcaagctgatgccAAATTcgagcaaatattttaggaaacacgctcaaattcgagacagctttgttgtgaagttttcatcgcatcgattaaaaattttagttgagtttaaacgggcacattacgctggaataagcgaatttcatttgagtacagaaacatttgggttttcaaataaatttttcaaaaaataacttccgtgagtattattttgttcctcagtgttcattcataacagtcgttaagagaacggtcgaaaaacaacagcttcagcgccggctctgtgtcggcgaatttcagttgtaactttgactttcatagcttgatttccccagacagattttGATACAAAGctaattaatttcttttaaaattagcGTTACttgttattctaaaggaattacagtcaaattttctcatttctactttacgtttatttcaaaaattgtctcataaataagcttgataattatttcatttatttagttttagctcattttttagagtctttttagttggtgttcatagttgcagctatagttttccctcaaagtttttaccctaatatttagagcaagtagacagatgccattcagaataacaacaaaaatcgttttgcaatttacctgaagacggagaacggttgattcgGCGAAcgaaaaactcaaaggcaagttttcGAAAAACATAGAAtatgatttgtttacgcgcgggcagatggcagcatacatgaactcggaccgatgactcagccgaaggcaaatggaaaataatgtttttctcttttgattatgttataaaagaaatggtaaacgttgcagctgtgcaaccatagagttatggatgcacttaggaggtttgctaagcactcaagaagctagagtcgcactcggctagactcttacgcttctttcgtgcttagcaacctcccgcgtgcatccataactccatggttgcacgctgcacgtttaccatttcttaactGGAATCTTTTTCTTACCAAATTTCCTCATGGACATCGATGTCTTCAATAGCAAAGAATGCTATTCTGGGAAATCTTATGtcctgaaagaaaagaaaaaagattcgTTAACATACGACGAGAGCTCTTGTTATTGTCAGAATTGTTGACTAACACCTTAAAGATCAAACTTTCAAAGGTTTTTGACTGTGAGAAACATAAACTGCCAAGAGACAGAGAGAGGGGACGTCGTTGTCATATAGAGCGTTTTGGAGTTTAAATATGCGCCCGCAGTCTTAACTATCGTCAGGTTGCCTTTGCTACATCTGCCTATTTCATGAAAAGGAACAGCTGCTACCcttgtattattattttctgtCTTTTAATTCTATGATCTGCTAAACGCAGTTTGCAGTGGACAGGTAAGCATTAAACCTCACAATGAATCTAGTAAGAGGCGCCTTAAAGCTTAGAATAGACAGTAtgacaaatataataaataataactaaaaaaaaatggtatggTAACAAGGAAAAACTTACTGTGTGATTAACAAATACCCGCAGCGGAAATATGTTTGGTTCACACGAGTGATTTATAAACCTGCTTATATTTCCAAAGTACTTTGCATCAATGCAGAACAACTCATTCTCATTTGAACTTTCCTGCAATCATACAAGAGACGATAAGAAAAGGTACGTCCTGAAACAATGAACGATTTGATCAGTAAAATGCCGAAACACGACAAGTTATGATGTTGTTCAGTCcaagaagcaagaaaatcgcctCGAAGAGAACAAGAGACCGGAAGAGAAGATAGAAAGGTGGAGCTCTTCATTTTCAACGAAACAGACGAAAGTGGAAAAAAGTCTTAACCGCAgcaacgttttcaaaaatacagaTAGAAGTGAATACATTTGGTGGTGGTGCAATAGTTTCTCACCTTACAATCCAAGTCAAATAAGTAGGAGTCGTCATCGCGCGCATCAGCTTCACTGTCCGATATCAGTTCACCAGTGTACTCACAGACAAAACAACCTCTTGGAATTTTAGCAAGACTGCGCACTCCCCAACCTAATACATACAGACAAGTGTATCATCAACTCTGACAAGACGgtcgcgacaatcccgaaaggcatcAAGGGAGGTTTTGAGAAAGAGTGGCACGAGCGAccatggacatatgtttgcgagtgcaaaaagaaagcaacaaaagtaggtttgacagctacagtgtcaggaacagtgtattgatcatatgccatattacctttcaggattgtcgcgtgcacattttttccgacaacctttctcgaaacagcaATAAAAATACCCACTAACAACCATCAAGGAAAGTGTCATATTATCTGACGTGAAGCACAATGAATTAGTACATGGACCATACACTGACATCTCGACACACAAGTTACAAGTAAACGTGTTTTCcctccaactcaggaaaaaaggaaatttagcCCAATAAAGAACATCTCATTTCTGCTATTATTTCTTCCCGTGATTCCTAACTTGGCCTTTTGTAAGCTACGTTATGCTTATACTTatttttctcaccttttctcCGGGTTCTGTACAACTGCAGTGGGTACTGCATTCCCTTCTGTACAACTCTGTTCTTACAGTACGTCCAACAGTTGCACATTCTGTTACATTCGTAAACCAGCGGCCGGTCAATGTTCTTGATAGAAGTTTTAACTAGCCCCTCCTAACAACAAAGGGAGGCCATTAATGTTTTTCTAAGGCATGAACAAGAAGGAAAGATTAGTTCAGTCCATACTGTGTGCAGTCAATGAACCCAAACTTACTAAGCCCATTCttgcagtattttttttttcttcaaggtaATACTGAGGAACCTCCATATAACGAAAGGCCGAGGGACTGCCAAAATTTGTTAgatataacgaggtttcgttatattgaggttccactgtattgctttgaagaaaaaatgtatACTGCAAGAATAGGCTGAGCAGACCCATTTCCAATAATATTGCGAATTAATTGACCAATCCGCTTAATGACCAGAGTTTATTTAATACCATCAGCTAAAGAGATACACCTCACTTAGACACTAAATATGAATACAGCACAAGTTATCACTGTCAAAACAACAGCCtgagtcctattcaggactacactcacACGGATCATCATATTCCATCTACTTATGAAATGATTCCAGGGCTCAAGTCcttaaaaaatgcactttatttgagcgtcaatgtatttagcacgaaagtattaataattggggacactattttacgtctcctactggagacgggaccgccattttacgttgtcatccgagccacgcgaaggtcaaGCCATTTGCGGGGCAAAGGCAGTACATTTCTcggttatttttaagaccctgcgtattggtccggtcccgggaatcgaacccgcgacctctcGCTTTGTAGTCAAGCGCTCTATcaactgagctaatcctacTGACCAGGAAATTCTTAGCACAGTTCCAGACCAAAGAGAGCAAAAGATCTCATGTTTAAAAACCATGAACCCTTCGATGGATGGAAACTGTATACTTGTCTTCACTAAGTTTTACAAAGCGGGAAAAAAACTTCCTTAGCGAGAGCGAGGGCGAGGGGAGGCTAG encodes:
- the LOC140939018 gene encoding galanin receptor type 1-like — translated: MILSTLDSLDLVLLPGYAIVVVAGLIGNSLILTVVKNKRYMHTTTNFLLANLAFADLLTLLWCIPGVALQYSRHPDGILGDIFCKFITMNHLAGISLLVAGLTLTLVSVERYNALLNPLNASVRLNKENVRYPVVIMWIFGFIYVLPLFVVERFDEVRGQCVFHWQKASSTVYWSLLAMIVVIAFFVVCFCYFNIIRGLYFTKKICAETSTLSSQAAEEIQAKRKIAKLSITITIIFIACFFPYVTATVLDASLRSSFYRISFFLVYCSCCVNPICYAFQSSNYRTAFKETIKRKSSTHQNEQAV